The following proteins are co-located in the Dyadobacter chenwenxiniae genome:
- a CDS encoding glycosyltransferase, whose amino-acid sequence MKKILFANIPFDGHFNPLTGIAMHLKSQGHDVRWYAASAYQDKLARLDIQHYPFKKAVDYNQQNVNEIFPERLAIKGQVQKLKFDMKNYFALRGPEFYQDIRDIDETWSFDLMISDIAFTGIPFVKDKLGKRVISVGVFPLTENSRDLPPAGLGMVPSDTFFGRRKQDILRFVSDNLLFRESKLLFRRLFIEHGMAPANGHLFQICGQKSDLLLQSGTPGFEFKRSDLSANIRFIGALLPYSGSHTETFALTGKLKNYKRVVLVTQGTMEKDPEKILVPTLEAFKDTDVLVIATTGGSGTATLQARFPQPNLVIRDFISFADIMPQCDVYVTNGGYGGVMLGIQNELPLVVAGIHEGKNEINARVGYFKLGLDLKTEYPTAEQIRNSVDKVLTDKQYVEKVKKMAREFSQYRVFDLCDQYIHQLFEHHGNKDQQFSKYI is encoded by the coding sequence ATGAAAAAAATCCTTTTTGCCAACATTCCGTTTGACGGACATTTTAATCCCCTTACCGGCATTGCCATGCACCTCAAATCGCAGGGTCACGATGTGCGCTGGTATGCGGCCAGCGCCTACCAGGATAAGCTTGCACGTTTGGATATTCAGCACTATCCTTTCAAAAAAGCGGTAGACTACAACCAGCAGAATGTCAACGAAATCTTCCCCGAAAGACTGGCCATCAAAGGCCAGGTTCAAAAATTGAAGTTTGATATGAAAAACTATTTCGCATTGCGCGGACCGGAATTCTATCAGGACATTCGTGACATCGACGAAACATGGTCTTTTGACTTGATGATCAGCGATATTGCTTTTACCGGCATTCCGTTTGTGAAGGACAAGCTGGGCAAACGTGTCATCTCAGTCGGCGTTTTCCCACTCACGGAAAACTCGCGTGACCTTCCTCCCGCAGGCCTGGGCATGGTGCCGTCTGACACTTTCTTCGGAAGGAGAAAACAGGATATTTTACGATTTGTGTCCGATAACCTGCTGTTCAGGGAATCGAAGCTTTTATTCAGACGATTGTTCATCGAACACGGCATGGCGCCTGCCAACGGGCATCTGTTTCAGATTTGCGGGCAAAAATCGGATCTGCTCCTGCAAAGCGGGACACCCGGGTTTGAGTTCAAACGGTCCGATCTCAGTGCCAATATTCGCTTCATTGGTGCGCTGCTGCCGTATTCGGGCAGCCATACCGAAACTTTTGCGCTCACTGGAAAACTTAAAAATTACAAAAGGGTCGTTCTCGTGACGCAGGGTACCATGGAAAAAGACCCGGAAAAAATACTGGTACCTACCCTGGAAGCATTTAAGGATACGGATGTACTGGTAATTGCGACGACGGGCGGGTCAGGAACCGCCACACTGCAGGCCCGCTTTCCGCAACCCAACCTTGTGATCCGGGATTTCATTTCATTTGCAGATATCATGCCTCAATGTGACGTATATGTGACTAACGGAGGGTATGGCGGCGTGATGCTGGGAATTCAGAACGAATTGCCGCTGGTTGTTGCCGGGATCCATGAAGGGAAAAATGAGATCAATGCGCGGGTTGGGTATTTCAAGCTGGGTCTCGATTTGAAAACGGAGTATCCGACCGCTGAGCAAATCAGGAATTCGGTTGACAAAGTGCTCACGGACAAGCAATATGTAGAAAAAGTGAAGAAAATGGCGCGGGAGTTTTCCCAGTACCGTGTGTTTGATCTGTGTGATCAATATATTCACCAACTCTTTGAACATCACGGTAATAAGGATCAGCAATTTTCTAAATATATTTGA